Proteins encoded in a region of the Haloarcula sp. CBA1129 genome:
- a CDS encoding dihydrofolate reductase, translating to MTTIPDTELVLVVAADENNVIGLDGGVPWHYPEDVRQYKHRIAGHPVILGRRTFDSMDPLTDCYTVVLTSDDSRSAESETVEYATNPRIAVDAAARAGATEAVAGDGTGANDSPPVTYVIGGEAVYDLFLPFAGRVFLSRIHERNEGDRYFPDLGAEWTELSRESYEGFDVIEYEQASPRPLDDL from the coding sequence ATGACAACGATACCCGACACCGAACTGGTCCTCGTGGTCGCCGCCGACGAAAACAACGTCATCGGTCTGGACGGCGGCGTCCCATGGCACTACCCAGAGGACGTTCGACAGTACAAGCACCGCATCGCAGGGCACCCTGTCATCCTCGGTCGACGGACGTTCGATTCGATGGACCCGCTCACGGACTGTTATACCGTCGTCCTGACGAGCGACGACAGCCGAAGCGCCGAGTCAGAGACTGTCGAGTACGCCACAAATCCCCGGATAGCGGTCGACGCCGCCGCCCGCGCCGGCGCGACCGAGGCCGTTGCCGGCGACGGCACTGGAGCGAATGACTCGCCGCCCGTCACCTACGTCATCGGCGGCGAGGCGGTGTACGACCTGTTCCTCCCGTTTGCCGGCCGGGTGTTCCTCAGCCGTATCCACGAACGCAACGAGGGGGACCGATACTTCCCGGATCTGGGTGCGGAGTGGACGGAGCTGTCCCGGGAGTCGTACGAGGGGTTCGACGTCATCGAATACGAGCAGGCGTCGCCACGGCCGCTCGATGACCTCTGA
- the tfe gene encoding transcription factor E — protein MAFEELLEDPVIQKYLHELVGPKGMPVAAAPPDGEVTDEELAEELGLELNDVRRALFILYENDLATYRRLRDEDSGWLTYLWTFQYEKIPEQLQEEMHRLLDGLEERREYERENEFYLCEHCGIRFEFGEAMEFGFDCPECGNQVETMENTRLVTAMENRLEELRDELNADVDVEA, from the coding sequence ATGGCTTTTGAGGAACTCTTGGAGGACCCCGTCATACAGAAGTACCTCCACGAGCTGGTCGGACCGAAAGGGATGCCGGTCGCCGCCGCGCCGCCGGACGGCGAAGTGACCGACGAGGAACTGGCCGAGGAGCTCGGACTCGAACTGAACGACGTACGCAGAGCGCTGTTTATCCTCTACGAGAACGACCTCGCGACCTATCGTCGGCTCCGCGACGAGGACTCCGGATGGCTCACGTACCTCTGGACGTTCCAGTACGAGAAAATCCCCGAACAACTGCAAGAGGAGATGCACCGCCTGCTTGATGGCCTCGAAGAGCGCCGCGAGTACGAGCGTGAAAACGAGTTCTACCTCTGTGAACACTGCGGCATCCGCTTCGAGTTCGGCGAGGCGATGGAGTTCGGCTTCGACTGCCCCGAATGTGGTAATCAGGTCGAAACAATGGAGAACACCCGTCTCGTCACCGCGATGGAGAATCGCCTCGAAGAACTCAGAGACGAACTGAACGCTGACGTGGACGTGGAAGCCTGA